The Argopecten irradians isolate NY chromosome 16, Ai_NY, whole genome shotgun sequence genome window below encodes:
- the LOC138310299 gene encoding uncharacterized protein, protein MAGKDVCDGDSSSISVPALMCSDCETEEQVGLFCQECQLNFCEQCRNHHLKRKKTKSHNVVPVRQALYRTLSRNRHMCLVHSGVTADCWCETCNSFICSKCIPSHKKHNWSTIDDYMVRGKKNIRAKIDAFRSTLMKYRTAMNDDVRCSEYVMQCTSHLREDVCNQASIICQEVNKMKEDLLNEITIFQNKETSKHTKNETKMIAEMTALNGLITKADQELKCCDSAPSVAALLQKLRSDEGTFECPENNRSQPPVLTRPKLVDRSKLVSLFGQLEFPSTDKHEKVVYEVKAKYLKTNTYRKILAICVQEDGNIWVSIDGNRFLMLIDEYLETIKKSCDTEFNVVSMALYKNTDIVFTRFMNSCVQRLMGNGDRMVTVADLYPYYAKGVCVNSENRVLVCAVSNSKMPPYKIFKMTARGQILMDISPGDDVRENLHSPYRLTSVDTGEIFIVDTAADDHRVVCIDKQKDRYLTWAWRGEGIGSVDPLGIACDKHACYVTDAQHNKIYVLPKKCNTAAVLLDESSRETGPRCITVDRKGIIWVGCNNGIILKIER, encoded by the coding sequence atgGCCGGTAAGGATGTGTGTGATGGAGACAGTAGTAGTATCAGTGTCCCTGCTCTCATGTGTAGCGACTGTGAAACCGAAGAACAGGTGGGTTTGTTTTGTCAGGAATGCCAGCTAAACTTTTGTGAACAATGTAGAAATCATCATTTGAAGAGAAAGAAGACAAAATCGCACAATGTTGTCCCGGTACGGCAGGCTTTATACAGGACTTTATCTAGAAACCGACATATGTGTTTAGTGCACTCGGGTGTGACCGCTGACTGTTGGTGTGAAACGTGTAACTCTTTTATTTGTTCAAAGTGTATACCGAGTCATAAGAAACATAACTGGAGTACAATTGACGATTACATGGTCCGCGGTAAGAAAAATATAAGGGCAAAAATAGATGCCTTCAGATCAACATTGATGAAGTATAGAACTGCTATGAACGATGACGTACGATGCTCGGAATACGTGATGCAATGCACTTCCCATCTCCGGGAGGACGTATGCAACCAAGCAAGTATCATATGTCAGgaagtaaacaaaatgaaagaagaTCTTCTCAACGAAATTACGATCTTTCAGAATAAAGAAACAAGCAAACATACTAAAAATGAAACGAAAATGATAGCTGAAATGACTGCCTTGAATGGTTTGATTACCAAAGCCGACCAGGAACTGAAATGTTGTGACTCCGCTCCATCAGTTGCTGCTCTGTTACAGAAGCTACGCAGTGATGAAGGTACATTTGAATGTCCAGAAAATAACAGAAGTCAGCCACCAGTCTTAACTAGACCTAAACTGGTTGATCGGTCGAAGTTAGTTTCATTGTTTGGTCAACTCGAATTTCCATCCACCGACAAACACGAAAAGGTGGTATATGAAGTTAAAGCGAAATACTTAAAAACCAACACCTACAGGAAAATATTGGCCATTTGTGTACAGGAAGATGGAAACATTTGGGTCTCCATCGACGGAAACCGATTTTTAATGTTAATAGACGAATATTTAGAAACTATAAAGAAATCTTGTGATACAGAATTCAATGTGGTTAGTATGGCACTGTACAAAAATACTGATATCGTTTTCACACGATTTATGAACTCGTGTGTGCAGCGACTGATGGGCAACGGCGATAGAATGGTAACTGTTGCAGATTTATACCCTTATTATGCCAAAGGAGTTTGCGTTAATAGTGAAAACAGAGTTTTAGTCTGTGCTGTAAGCAATTCCAAAATGCCGCCttataaaatttttaaaatgaccGCCAGAGGTCAAATTCTCATGGACATTTCACCCGGGGATGACGTAAGAGAAAACTTACATTCTCCATACAGATTAACAAGTGTTGATACAGGGGAAATTTTTATTGTCGATACAGCTGCGGATGACCATCGTGTTGTTTGCATTGACAAACAAAAAGATCGTTATCTTACGTGGGCATGGCGAGGGGAGGGAATAGGATCAGTTGACCCATTAGGAATTGCATGTGATAAGCATGCGTGTTATGTGACTGATGCGCAACACAACAAGATTTATGTGCTACCGAAGAAATGCAACACAGCAGCCGTTTTACTGGATGAAAGCAGTCGGGAAACTGGACCAAGATGCATCACGGTGGACCGGAAGGGGATTATCTGGGTCGGGTGTAACAATGGAATTATTCTGAAAATTGAGAGATAA
- the LOC138310428 gene encoding uncharacterized protein: MAEGDHNIVDGSSMLNCDGCESEEDINWYCVDCREKLCDRCKAYHLKNTKLQNDNIVPIGDARVHVEVINQNEHDTCARHGGKSLDFYCETCEEPLCQDCLSENHRLHQWNTKEQSLKTLKTVLSDITQIFNEKLAKYRDVEENDKTMHDFIIKRLEDCKQNITDSANMICEETMNLKDEYLYEINSIEEREKSRYLAKQEKCSSETKDLKMSIEDIGKELKLHNIFHLQVLVKEMKTKSSDYRTPEEYRVLPPSFEKMSFHKPKLVALFGMLKTPEDANIFNDLSLNLKVTHLQTNVGRKIIAICPLDDGKTWLSYSDNGDEAEKTNHAKNDRRLVLIDENLREKAKSCQIDREVVNMALFKSHEVLITCFMDTRIRKMSRDGKTLSQFADLSPHYARSICVQEGNNEVIACGNTPSSSGLVEKSKNVVMRLSVTGRVLQEIRLDEHDPDVLQLPYRVTAFSTGEIVVVDRAPNDHRIVCIDNKGRYMYTWRGEGVGDIDPLDVTALRHKKVSLVADESYNKIYALSKDGCRAKVLLDKKRRTVGPRCIATDNRGRVWVGCDKGLIMIGEIYTPILRTGSNRSAHYSV, encoded by the coding sequence ATGGCGGAGGGTGATCATAACATTGTCGACGGAAGTTCTATGTTAAACTGTGATGGATGTGAATCAGAAGAGGACATCAACTGGTACTGTGTAGATTGTAGGGAAAAACTCTGTGACAGGTGTAAAGCATATCATCTTAAAAACACTAAACTACAAAATGACAATATCGTACCGATTGGGGACGCTAGGGTACATGTTGAGGTCATCAACCAGAACGAGCATGACACATGTGCAAGACATGGGGGTAAGTCGCTCGATTTTTACTGTGAAACGTGCGAGGAACCTCTCTGTCAGGACTGTCTCTCTGAAAATCATCGCCTTCATCAATGGAATACAAAGGAACAGagtttaaaaactttaaaaactgTCTTAAGTGATATTACACAGATATTCAATGAAAAACTTGCCAAGTATCGCGATGTAGAAGAGAATGACAAAACAATGCATGATTTTATCATCAAACGGCTTGAAGATTGTAAGCAGAACATTACTGACTCAGCTAACATGATCTGTGAAGAAACTATGAATCTCAAGGACGAGTATTTGTATGAGATCAATTCGATAGAAGAGAGAGAAAAGTCGCGTTATCTTGCCAAACAAGAAAAATGCTCATCAGAAACAAAAGACCTGAAGATGTCAATTGAAGACATAGGTAAAGAGCTCAAACTTCACAATATATTCCATCTTCAAGTTTTGGtgaaagaaatgaaaacaaaatcttcAGATTACCGAACCCCAGAAGAATACAGAGTTTTGCCACCTTCGTTTGAAAAGATGTCATTTCACAAACCGAAATTGGTAGCTCTATTTGGAATGTTGAAGACGCCAGAAGATGCCAACATTTTCAATGATTTGTCGTTGAATTTGAAAGTTACACATCTTCAGACCAATGTTGGGAGGAAGATAATCGCCATATGTCCTCTTGACGACGGGAAAACATGGCTCTCTTATAGTGATAATGGAGACGAGGCCGAAAAAACCAACCACGCCAAGAACGATCGCAGACTTGTTCTTATCGATGAAAATCTTCGCGAAAAAGCGAAGTCATGTCAAATCGATCGGGAAGTTGTCAACATGGCTTTGTTCAAATCACATGAAGTcctcatcacttgttttatggaCACACGAATCCGTAAAATGTCACGTGATGGGAAGACGCTGTCACAATTTGCAGATTTGTCCCCACATTACGCTCGAAGTATCTGTGTTCAAGAAGGAAATAATGAAGTTATCGCCTGTGGAAATACTCCAAGTTCGTCGGGATTAGTTGAAAAGAGCAAGAATGTTGTTATGCGGTTGTCTGTCACAGGGCGCGTGCTTCAGGAGATACGATTGGATGAACACGACCCGGATGTGCTTCAGCTTCCTTACAGGGTTACTGCATTTTCAACTGGTGAGATAGTGGTTGTCGACAGGGCGCCAAATGATCATCGCATCGTTTGCATTGACAATAAGGGTAGATATATGTACACGTGGAGAGGAGAAGGGGTAGGCGATATTGACCCATTGGATGTCACCGCGCTAAGGCACAAAAAAGTCTCTCTCGTAGCGGATGAGTCGTACAACAAGATATACGCGCTGTCAAAGGATGGCTGCAGAGCAAAGGTGCTCCTTGACAAGAAGAGGCGAACAGTGGGACCACGTTGCATAGCAACAGACAATCGGGGGAGAGTATGGGTAGGATGTGATAAAGGCCTTATCATGATAGGGGAAATTTACACTCCAATACTCCGTACTGGTAGTAACAGAAGTGCCCACTATTCTGTATGA